In the Afipia sp. GAS231 genome, ATGCGGTCGACGCCGGCGGAAATGCCGCCGGTGAAATCACCGGCCTTGAATTTCGGCGTGATGTCTTCGTCGATGATGCGCTTGGACGTGATGTCGGTCAGCGCGCCTTCGAGGCCGTAGCCGACCTCAATCCGCAGATGACGATCGTTCTTGGCGATGACGAGCAACGCGCCGTCGTCGATCTTCTTGCGGCCGATCTTCCAGGCTTCCGCAACCCGCAGCGAAAATGCCTCGATCGCCTCGCCGTCCGTCGTCGGGACGATCAGCACAGCGAGCTGGCTGCCCTTCCGGGTCTCGAAGGCCCGGATGGTCTGGTTCAGGCTGCTGACGTCGTTGGTGGACAGTGTGCCGGTCTGGTCGACCACGCGCCCGACCAGCGGCGGCACCGCGACGTCGGCGTGCGCCGGAAGGACCCAGCCCAGCAGCAGCGCAAGAAACAGCGCTCTCGCAGCGTTCATCACGGCCAATCTTTGTTGCCAGTTATTTGGTGGGCGCCGCCGGTGCCGGTGCCGGATTGAAGTCTACTTTCGGCGCCGTTGAAATTTCCTTCTCGTTCTCGACCGAGAAGTTCGGCTTATCCTTGTAGCCGAAAACCATCGCCGTCAGATTGTTCGGGAAGGTGCGGATACCGACATTATAGTCCTGCACCGATTTGATATAGCGGTTGCGCGCCACGGTGATGCGGTTCTCGGTGCCTTCGAGCTGCGCCATCAGGTCGCGAAACAACGTATCGGATTTGAGCTGCGGATAGTTTTCGGTCACGACCAATAGTCGCGACAGTGCGCCGGAAAGTTCACCCTGGGCGGCCTGGAATTTCTGGAACGCGGCCGGGTCGTTCAGCACTTCCGGCGTCGCCTGGATGCTGCCGACCTTGGCGCGGGCGTTGGTAACGCCGAGCAGCACATCCTTTTCCTGCTGGGCAAAGCCCTTCACCGAATTGACGAGGTTGGGCACCAGATCGGCGCGGCGCTGGTACTGGTTGACCACCTCCGACCAGTTCGCCTTGACCTGCTCGTCATTGGTCTGGATCGCGTTGTAACCGCAATTGGTCAGGCTCAAGGTCGCCAGCGCCGCCAGCACGGTCCATAATCTGCGCATCGAAATTCTCCCGGTAAATCTGTCGTCAACATATCAGAATGGTTGCGTTCGGTATGCAGGCCTGGGCCTGCTTCCAGTCTATTTTGCGACCCAATGGCACTTGCCTATCATTCGCCGAAACCACAACATGGCCAGATAACAATACAATAGAGGGAGGGCCGATTGACCGCTTTCGAGACCATCGTCGTCGAGCGGCCGGAGCCTGGTATCGCGCGCGTAGTGATGAACCGGCCCGAGGCGCGCAACGCACAAAACCTGCAAATGACCTACGATCTCAACGCCGCCTTCGACGAGGCGGTGCAGGACGATGCGGTCAAGGTCATCATTCTCGCCGGCAACGGGCCGCATTTCTCGGCCGGGCACGATTTGCGCCCGGGCGGCAAAAATGCAGCCGGTGTTGATTTTCCGCCGGTCGGAAATTGGGGCGGCTTTGCCGAGCCCAACGCCCATGGCCGCTTCGCCCGCGAGCAGGAAATCTATCTGCAAATCACCCGCCGCTGGCGCAACCTGGCCAAGCCGACAATCGCCGAAGTGCACGGCAAGTGTATCGCCGGCGGCCTGATGCTGGCCTGGGCCTGCGACCTCATCGTCGCCAGTGCCGATGCCGAGTTCTGCGATCCCGTGGTCACGATGGGCGTCTGCGGCGTCGAATGGTTCGTTCATCCC is a window encoding:
- a CDS encoding LemA family protein; protein product: MRRLWTVLAALATLSLTNCGYNAIQTNDEQVKANWSEVVNQYQRRADLVPNLVNSVKGFAQQEKDVLLGVTNARAKVGSIQATPEVLNDPAAFQKFQAAQGELSGALSRLLVVTENYPQLKSDTLFRDLMAQLEGTENRITVARNRYIKSVQDYNVGIRTFPNNLTAMVFGYKDKPNFSVENEKEISTAPKVDFNPAPAPAAPTK
- a CDS encoding YgcG family protein; this translates as MNAARALFLALLLGWVLPAHADVAVPPLVGRVVDQTGTLSTNDVSSLNQTIRAFETRKGSQLAVLIVPTTDGEAIEAFSLRVAEAWKIGRKKIDDGALLVIAKNDRHLRIEVGYGLEGALTDITSKRIIDEDITPKFKAGDFTGGISAGVDRMIRIIDGEKLPAPEPPHWQPSTRSFDPGDLFNPFLIIPVLLFGGGLRSVLGRLIGSGVTGGLVALIAWFFFGSLVAALLSGIVASLLVMFSDSITAGSPGGRGGSWSGGSSSGSSDWSSSSSSSSDSGGGGGSFGGGGASGSW
- a CDS encoding enoyl-CoA hydratase, giving the protein MTAFETIVVERPEPGIARVVMNRPEARNAQNLQMTYDLNAAFDEAVQDDAVKVIILAGNGPHFSAGHDLRPGGKNAAGVDFPPVGNWGGFAEPNAHGRFAREQEIYLQITRRWRNLAKPTIAEVHGKCIAGGLMLAWACDLIVASADAEFCDPVVTMGVCGVEWFVHPWELGPRKAKELLFTADVWNAEEAHRLGMVNHVVPRPELSSFVLALARRIAAKPSFALKLTKEAVNRSVDVMGQPAAIEQAFALHQLCHAHNLQEFGMVVDPAGLHPSVRKPAQAK